CGATCGAAAAGGTGCGCGAGGCGCGCGCGCTGATCGACGGGCGCAATAGCGATTGTTTGATCGAAGTCGACGGCGGCGTCGGCGACACGAACGCCCGTGCGCTGGTCGAGGCGGGTGCGAACGCCCTCGTGATGGGCTCGACGGTCTTCGGCGCGCCCGATCCGGCGGCAGCGCTGCGCCACATTCGTTCGCTCTTGGCGTGAGCGAAGACGAGATCGTCGCGGGTATCGAGGCGCTGCTCTCGCAGGGGCGTCGCCGCGAAGCCCGGAGCCGCGTGCTGCTGGGGATCGGCGACGACGCGGCGCTCTGGCAGCCGTCGCGCTCGCACCGCAGCGTCATCTCGACCGACATGCTCGTCGAAGGCGTGCACTTCACGCGGGAAGCGATGTCGCTCGAAGACGCCGGCTGGCGCGCGATGGTTGCAAACTTGAGCGATCTCGCGGCGATGGGTGCGCGCCCGGTGCTCGCCACCGTCGCACTCGGCGTCGCGCATAAGAATGCCGCGGGCGACACGCTCGAACTCTATCGCGGAATCGCGCAGGCGGCGGATCGCTACGGCATCGCGATCGCCGGCGGCGATCTCACGCGCAGCGAGGCGTTGACGATCTCGATTGCCGTTGTGGGAGAGGTTCGTCCCTCCAACGTCAAGACGCGTTCGGGGGGGCGGCCCGGCGACGTCCTCGCGGTGACCGGCGAACTCGGAGCGGCGCGGGCCGGGCTCGAAGGCGCGCCCGATGCGCTCGAAGCATTTCGCCGACCGCACGCCCGGCTGGCGGAGGGGCGCTTCTTGGCCGCGAGCGCCAACGTCACGGCGATGATGGACTGTTCCGACGGGCTTTCGACCGACGTCTACCGCCTCTGTGCGGCCAGCGACTGCGGCGCGCGGATCGAAAACGCTCCGGTGGCACCCTCGGCCTTCGCCTTCGCGCAAAGCCGGGGCGAGAATCCGGAGCTTTTCGCGCTGGCCGGGGGTGAGGATTTCGAGCTGCTGGCGGCGATCCGGCCGCGAGCCTTCGTCTACCTAGCCGGCCGCTTTGCCAAAAGGTTCGGCCGCCCGCTGCTGCGCGTAGGGGTGCTGGAACAGGAAGAAGGCGTGCGCCAGGACGGCCAACCGCTCGAGCGGTCGGGCTGGGAGCATTTCGGAGAGAAGAGGGGCTAGGCTCGGCGGGTAACGCGCTTCGAGCGCAGACAACTCGTGCAGACGCGCGCGGTGCGGTGCACCCCGCGGTCGTCGATCCGCACGGATTGCAGGTTCGGGAGCCAGCGGCGCTTCGTCTTATTCATAGCGTGGCTGACGTTGTTTCCCGACTTGGGTCCCTTCCCGCAAACTTCACAGCGCTTGGCCATAGCCGGCAGATATTACCATGGGGCGCATGCGAACGCAAGCGCTAAATGTTGACCATAGGCAAGGATTCCCGGGGTATCCCCCAAAGAGCGCTCGGTGAATCGAGCGCGCATCGCCGTTGACGCGATGGGTGGAGACCACGCCCCCGGAGAGATCGTAGCCGGAGCCGTGCTGGCCGCCCAGGAGTTCGATGTCGAGATACTTTTGGTCGGTGACGAAGCGCGCGTACGCGCCCTTTTGGCACGCCGGAAGGGCGGCGATTCGATCACGGTCATCCACGCGCCCGAAGCGGTCGCCATGGATTCAGCGCCCTCGGTCGCCGTTCGCTCCTGCGAGCGCACCTCGCTCGGCATCGCGGTCAACCTGGTTAAGCAGGGGCAAGCCGATGCCGTCGTCTCGGCTGGGAACAGCGGCGCTTTTCTGGCGATCGCGGTCGTCAAGCTGCGAACGATCGAGGGGATCTGGCGCCCTGCGATTGCGACGGTTTGGCCCGCGCTCAACGGCCCAACCGTCCTGCTCGACTCCGGCGCCAACGTCGACTGCAAGCCGGAGTGGCTCGAGCAGTTCGGGATCATGGGATCGGCGTACTCGCGGGCGGTGCTCGGCGTTGCCGAACCGCGCGTCGCGGTGCTCTCGGTCGGCGAAGAACGAACGAAAGGCAATCAGCTCGCGCTCGAAGCGGCGCGCCTGCTCGAAGCCGCGCCCGTGCGATTTATCGGCAATGTCGAAGGCCGGGCGCTCTTCCATAA
The DNA window shown above is from Candidatus Cybelea sp. and carries:
- the rpmB gene encoding 50S ribosomal protein L28, encoding MAKRCEVCGKGPKSGNNVSHAMNKTKRRWLPNLQSVRIDDRGVHRTARVCTSCLRSKRVTRRA
- the thiL gene encoding thiamine-phosphate kinase yields the protein MSEDEIVAGIEALLSQGRRREARSRVLLGIGDDAALWQPSRSHRSVISTDMLVEGVHFTREAMSLEDAGWRAMVANLSDLAAMGARPVLATVALGVAHKNAAGDTLELYRGIAQAADRYGIAIAGGDLTRSEALTISIAVVGEVRPSNVKTRSGGRPGDVLAVTGELGAARAGLEGAPDALEAFRRPHARLAEGRFLAASANVTAMMDCSDGLSTDVYRLCAASDCGARIENAPVAPSAFAFAQSRGENPELFALAGGEDFELLAAIRPRAFVYLAGRFAKRFGRPLLRVGVLEQEEGVRQDGQPLERSGWEHFGEKRG
- the plsX gene encoding phosphate acyltransferase PlsX, encoding MNRARIAVDAMGGDHAPGEIVAGAVLAAQEFDVEILLVGDEARVRALLARRKGGDSITVIHAPEAVAMDSAPSVAVRSCERTSLGIAVNLVKQGQADAVVSAGNSGAFLAIAVVKLRTIEGIWRPAIATVWPALNGPTVLLDSGANVDCKPEWLEQFGIMGSAYSRAVLGVAEPRVAVLSVGEERTKGNQLALEAARLLEAAPVRFIGNVEGRALFHNVADVIVTDGFVGNVVLKAGEGMIADFGRVMRDALLGGNLLTKLGTAMLAPALKRLRKKFDYETYGGAPLLGLRGNCIVTHGRSSRNAIKHAIGAAAQEVAHDVVGKITELTAPHLAAT